Proteins encoded within one genomic window of Amycolatopsis nigrescens CSC17Ta-90:
- the cobN gene encoding cobaltochelatase subunit CobN, producing MILLLSTSDTDLLSARASAQDYRLANPARLDLAELPALLDGAPIVVVRILGSERSWAEGLALVRASGAHVVVLGGEQAPDAQLMKLSSVPAGIATEAHRYLAQGGPENLTQLHRFLSDTLLLTGDGFAPPAEQPLWGVLDRPARRTEGPVVAILYYRAHHLSGNTAFVEALADAVEDAGGQALPIHCASLRTREPVMMAELRRADALLVTVLAAGGTRPSEAGAGGGDEAWDVAELAALDVPTLQALCLTSDRETWAANDEGLSPLDAGNQLAVPEFDGRLSTVPFSFKEIDDDGLPRYQPDPERAARVAGIALAHARLRHTPPAERRIALMLSAYPTKHSRVGNAVGLDTPASAVKLLRAMRDAGYVLGDDPFPGVEPTGTEQPDGDALIHALIAAGGQDPEWLTEEQLAGNPIRISAAKYREWFDALPAELRDEMTGQWGPPPGELYVDHSKDSGGEIVLASLQAGNLVLMIQPPRGFGENPVAIYHNPDLPPSHHYLAAYRWLEQEFGAHAVVHLGKHGSLEWLPGKTAGLSASCAPDAVLGNLPMVYPFLINDPGEGAQAKRRAHATIVDHLIPPMARAESYGDLARLEQLLDEHANIAAMDPAKLPAIRAQIWTLIQAAKLDHDLGVDERPHDAEFDDFLLHIDGWLCEVKDAQIRDGLHILGEAPAGEARVNLVLAMLRAKQMWGGQQGAVPGLRSALGLKENSDAPLSEVDDIEQRARALVEAMEARSWDPEAVPHVCDDESVGAVLTFAAKEVVPRLAGTDGEIDAVLHALDGGYIPAGPSGSPLRGLINVLPTGRNFYTVDPKAIPSRLAWETGQALADSLLRRYREDTGEWPRSVGLSVWGTSAMRTSGDDAAEVLALLGVQPVWDEASRRVTGIEAIPLAELGRPRIDVTVRISGFFRDAFPHVIALLDDAVRLVAGLDEPAEQNFVRAHTRADLAAHGDERRATTRIFGSKPGAYGAGLLPLMDSGNWRDDADLAEVYAVWGGFAYGRGLDGRPARDDMESSYRRIEVAAKNTDTREHDIADSDDYFQYHGGMIATVRALTGKAPTSYVGDSTTPDAVRTRTLGEETARVFRARVVNPRWLSAMRRHGYKGAFELAATVDYLFGFDATAGVVDDWMYEKLSESYVLDAENQEFLAKANPWALRGIIERLTEAADRGLWAEPDPDLLARLRDVYLRVEGDLEAD from the coding sequence GTGATCCTGTTGCTGTCCACTTCGGACACCGATCTGCTCAGCGCACGGGCCAGCGCCCAGGACTACCGGCTGGCCAACCCGGCGCGGCTGGACCTCGCCGAGCTGCCCGCCCTGCTGGACGGCGCACCGATCGTGGTGGTGCGCATCCTCGGGTCGGAGCGGTCCTGGGCCGAGGGACTGGCGCTGGTCCGGGCCAGTGGCGCGCACGTGGTGGTGCTCGGCGGTGAGCAGGCGCCGGACGCGCAGCTGATGAAGCTGTCGTCGGTACCGGCCGGGATCGCCACCGAAGCGCACCGCTATCTCGCCCAGGGCGGCCCGGAGAACCTCACCCAGCTGCACCGGTTCCTCTCCGACACCCTGCTGCTCACCGGCGACGGGTTCGCCCCGCCCGCCGAGCAGCCGCTCTGGGGTGTCCTGGACCGGCCTGCCCGCCGCACCGAGGGCCCGGTGGTCGCGATCCTCTACTACCGGGCGCATCACCTGTCCGGGAACACCGCTTTCGTCGAGGCGCTGGCCGACGCCGTGGAGGACGCCGGTGGGCAGGCGCTGCCGATCCACTGCGCGTCGCTGCGCACCCGTGAGCCGGTGATGATGGCCGAGCTGCGCCGGGCGGACGCCCTGCTGGTCACCGTGCTCGCGGCCGGCGGCACCCGGCCGTCGGAGGCGGGTGCGGGCGGGGGCGACGAGGCGTGGGACGTGGCCGAGCTGGCCGCGCTGGACGTCCCGACCCTGCAGGCGCTCTGCCTGACCAGCGACCGGGAGACCTGGGCCGCCAATGACGAGGGGCTGTCCCCGCTGGACGCGGGCAACCAGCTGGCGGTGCCCGAGTTCGACGGCAGGCTGAGCACGGTGCCGTTCTCCTTCAAGGAGATCGACGACGACGGGCTGCCGAGGTACCAGCCCGATCCCGAGCGCGCGGCGCGGGTGGCCGGGATCGCGCTGGCGCACGCCAGGCTGCGGCACACTCCCCCGGCCGAGCGCCGGATCGCGCTGATGCTGTCCGCCTATCCGACCAAGCATTCGCGGGTGGGCAACGCGGTCGGCCTGGACACCCCGGCTTCCGCGGTGAAACTGCTGCGCGCCATGCGGGACGCCGGTTACGTCCTCGGTGACGACCCGTTCCCGGGGGTGGAACCGACCGGCACCGAGCAGCCGGACGGCGACGCGCTGATCCACGCGCTGATCGCGGCCGGCGGCCAGGACCCCGAATGGCTCACCGAGGAGCAGCTGGCCGGCAACCCGATCCGGATCAGCGCGGCGAAGTACCGCGAGTGGTTCGACGCGCTACCGGCGGAGTTGCGCGACGAGATGACCGGGCAGTGGGGACCGCCGCCCGGCGAGCTGTACGTGGACCACTCGAAGGACTCCGGCGGCGAGATCGTGCTGGCGTCGCTGCAGGCCGGCAACCTGGTGCTGATGATCCAGCCGCCGCGGGGTTTCGGCGAGAACCCGGTGGCCATCTACCACAATCCGGACCTGCCGCCGAGCCATCACTACCTGGCCGCCTACCGCTGGCTGGAGCAGGAATTCGGCGCGCACGCGGTGGTGCACCTCGGCAAGCACGGCTCGCTGGAGTGGCTGCCGGGCAAGACCGCCGGGTTGTCCGCGTCCTGCGCCCCGGACGCGGTGCTGGGCAACCTGCCGATGGTCTACCCGTTCCTGATCAACGACCCCGGTGAGGGCGCGCAGGCGAAACGCCGTGCGCACGCCACCATCGTGGACCACCTGATCCCGCCGATGGCCCGCGCCGAGTCCTACGGCGACCTGGCCAGGCTGGAGCAGCTGCTCGACGAGCACGCGAACATCGCCGCGATGGACCCGGCGAAGCTGCCCGCCATCCGCGCCCAGATCTGGACCCTGATCCAGGCCGCGAAGCTGGACCACGACCTCGGCGTGGACGAGCGGCCGCACGACGCGGAGTTCGACGACTTCCTGCTGCACATCGACGGCTGGCTGTGCGAGGTGAAGGACGCCCAGATCCGGGACGGCCTGCACATTCTCGGCGAGGCGCCGGCCGGCGAGGCCAGGGTGAACCTGGTGCTGGCCATGCTGCGCGCCAAGCAGATGTGGGGCGGCCAGCAGGGTGCGGTACCGGGTTTGCGGTCCGCCTTGGGGCTCAAGGAGAACAGCGACGCTCCACTATCCGAAGTGGACGATATCGAGCAGCGGGCGCGTGCACTCGTGGAAGCCATGGAGGCACGCTCCTGGGACCCCGAGGCGGTGCCTCACGTCTGCGACGACGAGTCCGTCGGCGCTGTGCTCACCTTCGCCGCGAAGGAGGTCGTGCCCCGGCTGGCCGGCACCGACGGTGAGATCGACGCCGTGCTGCACGCGCTGGACGGCGGCTACATCCCGGCCGGGCCGAGCGGTTCGCCGCTGCGCGGGCTGATCAACGTGCTGCCCACCGGGCGCAACTTCTACACCGTGGACCCCAAGGCGATCCCGAGCAGGCTGGCCTGGGAGACCGGGCAGGCGCTGGCCGATTCGCTGCTGCGGCGCTACCGCGAAGACACCGGAGAGTGGCCGCGTTCGGTCGGGCTGTCGGTCTGGGGCACCTCGGCCATGCGGACCTCCGGCGACGACGCCGCGGAAGTCCTCGCCCTGCTGGGTGTCCAGCCGGTCTGGGACGAGGCGTCGCGGCGGGTCACCGGGATCGAGGCGATCCCGCTCGCCGAACTGGGCAGGCCGCGGATCGACGTGACGGTGCGGATCAGCGGGTTCTTCCGGGACGCCTTCCCGCACGTGATCGCGTTGCTGGACGACGCGGTGCGGCTGGTCGCCGGCCTGGACGAACCCGCCGAGCAGAACTTCGTGCGCGCGCACACCCGCGCCGACCTGGCCGCGCACGGGGACGAGCGGCGAGCCACCACTCGCATCTTCGGCTCGAAACCGGGTGCCTACGGTGCCGGGCTGCTGCCGCTGATGGACTCCGGCAACTGGCGCGACGACGCGGACCTCGCCGAGGTGTACGCGGTGTGGGGCGGCTTCGCCTACGGCCGCGGCCTGGACGGCCGCCCGGCCAGGGACGACATGGAGAGCTCCTACCGCCGGATCGAGGTGGCGGCGAAGAACACCGACACCCGCGAGCACGACATCGCCGACTCCGACGATTACTTCCAGTACCACGGCGGCATGATCGCCACCGTGCGGGCGCTCACCGGCAAGGCGCCGACCTCCTACGTCGGCGACAGCACCACCCCGGACGCGGTGCGCACCAGGACGCTCGGCGAGGAGACCGCGCGGGTGTTCCGGGCCAGGGTGGTCAACCCGCGCTGGCTTTCCGCGATGCGCCGGCACGGCTACAAGGGCGCGTTCGAGCTGGCCGCGACGGTGGACTACCTGTTCGGTTTCGACGCCACCGCCGGGGTGGTGGACGACTGGATGTACGAGAAGCTGAGCGAGTCCTACGTGCTGGACGCCGAGAACCAGGAGTTCCTGGCCAAGGCCAACCCGTGGGCGCTGCGCGGCATCATCGAGCGGCTCACCGAGGCCGCCGACCGCGGCCTCTGGGCCGAGCCCGACCCCGACCTGCTCGCCCGGCTGCGCGACGTCTACCTCCGCGTCGAAGGCGACCTCGAAGCCGACTAG
- the paaE gene encoding 1,2-phenylacetyl-CoA epoxidase subunit PaaE, with protein sequence MTVTSTAGTRRRTGFHPLRVAGIARLCEDAVAVTFDVPAELADEFRFAPGQSLTLRRRVDGREERRSYSICAPAGAAPRIGVREVPGGLFSSWLVHELRPGDEVEVQGPTGNFVPDTETPGHHVLIAAGSGITPVLSIAASLLRNPEITVTVLYGNRRAATVMFADELADLKDSCPSRLELVHVLSREPREAELFTGRLDAAKLRELLAALVPVPEVAHWWLCGPYGMVTDAQDVLSGLGVPSSLVHQELFYVDDLPPAPVRHEEARIEGATSEVTVLLDGRASTMALPVDQPVLDGAQRSRPDLPFACKGGVCGTCRAKVTDGKVEMRRNFALEQSEVDAGFVLTCQSLPLTPTLTVDYDS encoded by the coding sequence GTGACCGTTACCAGCACCGCGGGCACCCGGCGCCGCACCGGTTTCCATCCGCTGCGGGTCGCCGGGATCGCGCGGCTGTGCGAGGACGCGGTCGCGGTCACCTTCGACGTGCCGGCCGAGCTGGCCGACGAGTTCCGGTTCGCGCCGGGGCAGTCGCTGACCCTGCGGCGCCGGGTGGACGGCCGCGAGGAGCGGCGGTCGTACTCGATCTGCGCGCCGGCCGGTGCCGCGCCGCGGATCGGGGTGCGCGAGGTGCCCGGCGGGCTGTTCTCCAGTTGGCTGGTGCACGAGCTGCGGCCGGGGGACGAGGTCGAGGTGCAGGGGCCGACCGGGAACTTCGTGCCGGACACCGAGACCCCGGGGCACCACGTGCTGATCGCGGCCGGCTCCGGGATCACCCCGGTGCTGTCCATCGCCGCTTCGCTGCTGCGGAACCCGGAGATCACGGTCACCGTGCTCTACGGCAACCGGCGGGCCGCCACGGTGATGTTCGCGGACGAGCTGGCGGATCTGAAGGACTCCTGCCCGAGCAGGCTGGAGCTGGTGCACGTGCTCTCCCGCGAGCCGCGTGAAGCGGAGCTGTTCACCGGGCGGTTGGACGCGGCGAAACTGCGCGAGCTGCTGGCCGCGCTGGTGCCGGTGCCCGAGGTGGCGCACTGGTGGCTGTGCGGGCCGTACGGCATGGTCACCGACGCCCAGGACGTGCTGAGCGGGCTCGGTGTGCCGTCTTCGCTGGTGCACCAGGAACTGTTCTATGTGGACGATCTCCCGCCGGCCCCGGTGCGGCACGAGGAGGCCCGGATCGAGGGGGCGACCAGCGAGGTCACCGTGCTGCTGGACGGCAGGGCGAGCACGATGGCGCTGCCGGTGGACCAGCCCGTGCTGGACGGCGCGCAGCGGTCCAGGCCGGACCTGCCGTTCGCCTGCAAGGGCGGGGTCTGCGGCACCTGCCGGGCCAAGGTCACCGACGGCAAGGTGGAGATGCGCCGCAACTTCGCCCTCGAACAGTCCGAAGTGGACGCTGGTTTCGTGCTCACCTGCCAGTCCCTGCCCCTGACCCCCACCCTCACCGTCGACTACGACTCCTGA
- the paaD gene encoding 1,2-phenylacetyl-CoA epoxidase subunit PaaD, producing MSPVLRGALAVAETVTDPELPMVTLAELGVLRAVEESGAAVTVSITPTYSGCPAMDTMRDDLEHALLAAGYREVEVRTVLRPAWSTGWITEAGRRKLAEAGIAPPGEVPRRGGGPVPLTLHAPPSRVACPRCGSAETELLSAFSGTACKALRRCRGCTEPFEHFKEH from the coding sequence GTGAGCCCGGTGCTGCGCGGCGCGCTGGCGGTGGCCGAGACGGTCACCGACCCGGAGCTGCCGATGGTGACGCTGGCCGAGCTCGGCGTGCTGCGCGCGGTCGAGGAGTCCGGCGCCGCGGTGACCGTGTCCATCACGCCGACCTACAGCGGCTGCCCGGCGATGGACACCATGCGCGACGACCTGGAGCACGCGCTGCTCGCCGCGGGGTACCGCGAGGTCGAGGTGCGGACCGTGCTGCGGCCGGCCTGGAGCACCGGGTGGATCACCGAGGCCGGGCGGCGGAAGCTGGCCGAGGCCGGCATCGCGCCACCGGGGGAGGTGCCGCGCCGTGGCGGTGGGCCGGTCCCGCTGACCCTGCACGCGCCGCCGTCGCGGGTGGCCTGCCCGCGGTGCGGTTCGGCGGAGACCGAGCTGCTGTCCGCGTTCAGCGGTACCGCCTGCAAGGCGCTGCGGCGCTGCCGGGGCTGCACGGAACCCTTCGAGCACTTCAAGGAGCACTGA
- the paaC gene encoding 1,2-phenylacetyl-CoA epoxidase subunit PaaC — translation MSFDNAYEAITEENDSRWAFGTGFAEPLSGVDTTIPSGVDGDELAAYCLMLGDDALVMSHRLQEWITRAPELEEEVALANIGLDLLGQARLLLARAGRAEGAGRGEDELAFFRAEHEFRNVRLAEQTDADFAGVIARLLVFSTWRLALLGRLVTSRDPVLAAIADKGVKELTYHRDYAAQWTLRLGDGTEFSRERMRDGLAAVWPFVGELFTPHPIELRLTGVAVDPSVLWAEFDEVLGKVLPLATLDRPKARGGAGPLGRDGTHTEAMAELLATLQSVPRAHPGATW, via the coding sequence GTGTCCTTTGACAACGCCTACGAGGCGATCACCGAAGAGAACGACTCCCGCTGGGCGTTCGGCACCGGGTTCGCCGAGCCGCTGTCCGGAGTGGACACCACAATTCCGTCCGGAGTGGACGGTGACGAGCTGGCGGCCTACTGCCTGATGCTCGGGGACGACGCGCTGGTCATGTCGCACCGGCTGCAGGAGTGGATCACCCGCGCGCCCGAGCTGGAGGAAGAGGTGGCGCTGGCCAACATCGGCCTCGACCTGCTCGGCCAGGCGCGGCTGCTGCTGGCCAGGGCCGGCCGGGCCGAGGGCGCCGGGCGCGGCGAGGACGAGCTGGCCTTCTTCCGCGCCGAACACGAGTTCCGCAACGTCCGGCTGGCCGAGCAGACCGACGCCGACTTCGCCGGGGTGATCGCCAGGCTGCTGGTGTTCTCCACCTGGCGGCTGGCGCTGCTGGGCAGGCTGGTGACCTCGCGCGACCCGGTGCTCGCGGCGATCGCGGACAAGGGCGTCAAGGAGCTCACCTACCACCGGGACTACGCGGCGCAGTGGACGCTGCGGCTCGGGGACGGCACCGAGTTCTCGCGCGAGCGGATGCGCGACGGGCTGGCCGCGGTGTGGCCGTTCGTCGGCGAACTGTTCACCCCGCACCCGATCGAGCTGCGGCTGACCGGGGTGGCGGTGGACCCGTCCGTGCTGTGGGCGGAGTTCGACGAGGTGCTCGGCAAGGTGCTGCCACTGGCCACTTTGGACCGTCCGAAGGCGAGGGGCGGGGCGGGCCCGCTCGGCCGCGACGGCACGCACACCGAGGCGATGGCGGAGCTGCTGGCCACCCTGCAGAGCGTGCCGCGGGCCCATCCGGGGGCCACGTGGTGA
- the paaB gene encoding 1,2-phenylacetyl-CoA epoxidase subunit PaaB, with protein sequence MSWPLYEVFVRGKRGLNHVHVGSLHAADDDMALRNARDLYTRRNEGVSIWVVRAADITASSPDEKDPFFAPSADKVYRHPTFYEIPENVPHI encoded by the coding sequence ATGAGCTGGCCGTTGTACGAGGTCTTCGTCCGCGGGAAGCGGGGACTGAACCATGTGCACGTCGGCTCGCTGCACGCGGCGGACGACGACATGGCGCTGCGCAACGCCCGCGACCTCTACACCCGGCGCAACGAAGGGGTGAGCATCTGGGTGGTCAGGGCGGCCGACATCACCGCCTCCAGCCCGGACGAGAAGGACCCGTTCTTCGCGCCAAGCGCGGACAAGGTGTACCGGCACCCCACGTTCTACGAGATTCCCGAGAATGTGCCGCATATCTAG
- the paaA gene encoding 1,2-phenylacetyl-CoA epoxidase subunit PaaA: MTSTISEVSLERHFQHTIERDQRIEPRDWVPDGYRKTMIRQIAQHAHSEIIGMQPEGTWITRAPSLRRKAILLAKVQDEAGHGLYLYSAAETLGADRGDLTERLINGRQKYSSIFNYPSLTFADVGVIGWLVDGAAICNQVPLCRSSYGPYARAMIRICKEESFHQRQGFELLMTMMRGTAGQREMVQDAVDRWWWPSLMMFGPPDADSTNTEQSMAWKIKRHTNDELRQRFVDMSVPQAEALGVRFPDPELRWNGARGHYDFGEIDWAEFKEVLKGNGPCNAERITNRRRAHEDGEWVRAAASAYAAKQEARNR, encoded by the coding sequence GTGACGTCGACGATCTCCGAAGTGAGCCTGGAACGGCATTTCCAGCACACCATCGAGCGCGACCAGCGGATCGAGCCGAGGGACTGGGTGCCCGACGGCTACCGCAAGACGATGATCCGGCAGATCGCGCAGCACGCGCATTCCGAGATCATCGGCATGCAGCCGGAGGGCACCTGGATCACCAGGGCGCCTTCGCTGCGGCGCAAGGCGATCCTGCTGGCGAAGGTGCAGGACGAGGCGGGCCACGGACTGTACCTGTACTCCGCGGCGGAGACGCTGGGCGCCGACCGCGGGGACCTCACTGAACGGCTGATCAACGGCAGGCAGAAGTACTCGTCGATCTTCAACTACCCGTCGCTGACCTTTGCCGACGTCGGCGTGATCGGCTGGCTGGTGGACGGGGCGGCGATCTGCAACCAGGTCCCGCTGTGCCGCAGCTCCTACGGGCCGTACGCGCGGGCGATGATCCGGATCTGCAAGGAGGAGTCCTTCCACCAGCGGCAGGGCTTCGAGCTGCTGATGACCATGATGCGCGGCACCGCCGGGCAGCGGGAGATGGTGCAGGATGCGGTGGACCGCTGGTGGTGGCCGTCGCTGATGATGTTCGGCCCGCCGGACGCGGACTCCACCAACACCGAGCAGTCGATGGCCTGGAAGATCAAGCGGCACACCAACGACGAGCTGCGCCAGCGGTTTGTCGATATGTCGGTGCCGCAGGCCGAGGCGCTGGGCGTGCGCTTCCCCGACCCCGAGCTGAGGTGGAACGGTGCGCGCGGGCACTACGACTTCGGCGAGATCGACTGGGCCGAGTTCAAGGAAGTGCTCAAGGGCAACGGCCCGTGCAACGCCGAGCGAATCACGAACCGGCGCCGGGCGCACGAGGACGGCGAATGGGTCCGTGCCGCGGCGAGTGCGTACGCGGCGAAACAGGAGGCGAGGAACCGATGA
- the paaZ gene encoding phenylacetic acid degradation bifunctional protein PaaZ, whose amino-acid sequence MVLLRSYVSGAWHTPADEGAPLHDAVTGEVVASISSAGVDMAAALEYGRRVGGPALRELTFHQRAALLKALASHLREHRDELYALSARTGATLGDSKFDVDGGIGVLFAYSSKGKRELPNDTVYVEGAVEPLSKGGTFLAQHIATPLRGVAVQINAFNFPVWGPLEKFAPAFLAGVPSLVKPASQTAYLTEKLVELIISSGLLPEGSLQFVCGSAGDLLDHVTGQDLVSFTGSASTAQRLRAHPVIVRNSVRFNAEADSLNCSILGPDAVKGTAEFDLFVKQLVTEMTVKAGQKCTAIRRAFVPAGLMDDVAEAAAARLQKVSVGNPGTEGVRMGALASLEQREEVRRSLKALLAAGKVVFGDPERVEVVDADAERGAFLSPVLLRADDPDRAEPHEVEAFGPVSTLLPYESTAQVIELAARGQGSLAGSVVTGDAEFAREVVLGVAPWHGRLLVLDADDAKESTGHGSPMPQLVHGGPGRAGGGEEMGGIRGVLHHMQRTAVQGSPKVLTAVTGRWVSGAPRTEGTHPFRKSLAELKIGDSVVAGPRTVTQQDVDHFAEFTGDTFYAHTDPEAAAKNELFGGIVAHGYLVLSFAAGLFVSPEPGPVLANYGLENLRFLTPVKPGDSLTVTLTAKQITPRENAEYGEVRWDADVVNGEGESVAKYDLLTLVAKEQP is encoded by the coding sequence ATGGTCTTGCTGCGCAGTTACGTCTCCGGTGCCTGGCACACCCCGGCGGACGAGGGCGCGCCCCTGCACGACGCGGTGACCGGCGAAGTGGTCGCGAGCATCTCCTCGGCGGGCGTCGACATGGCCGCCGCGCTGGAGTACGGCAGGCGGGTCGGCGGCCCGGCGCTGCGCGAGCTGACCTTCCACCAGCGCGCCGCGCTGCTCAAGGCGCTCGCGTCGCACCTGCGCGAGCACCGTGACGAGCTGTACGCGCTCTCCGCGCGCACCGGCGCCACCCTCGGCGACTCGAAGTTCGATGTGGACGGTGGCATCGGCGTGCTGTTCGCCTACAGCAGCAAGGGAAAGCGCGAGCTGCCCAACGACACCGTGTACGTCGAGGGCGCGGTGGAGCCGCTGAGCAAGGGCGGCACCTTCCTCGCCCAGCACATCGCCACCCCGCTGCGGGGGGTCGCGGTCCAGATCAATGCGTTCAACTTCCCGGTCTGGGGCCCGCTGGAGAAGTTCGCGCCGGCGTTCCTGGCCGGGGTGCCGAGCCTGGTCAAGCCGGCCAGCCAGACCGCCTACCTGACCGAGAAGCTGGTCGAGCTGATCATCTCCTCCGGGCTGCTGCCCGAGGGCTCGCTGCAGTTCGTCTGCGGTAGCGCGGGTGACCTGCTCGACCACGTCACCGGCCAGGACCTGGTGTCGTTCACCGGTTCCGCGTCCACCGCGCAGCGGCTGCGCGCGCACCCGGTGATCGTGCGCAACTCGGTCCGGTTCAACGCCGAGGCCGACTCGCTGAACTGCTCGATCCTCGGCCCGGACGCGGTCAAGGGCACCGCGGAGTTCGACCTGTTCGTCAAGCAGCTGGTCACCGAGATGACGGTGAAGGCGGGGCAGAAGTGCACCGCGATCCGGCGCGCCTTCGTGCCGGCCGGGCTGATGGACGACGTGGCGGAGGCGGCCGCCGCGCGGCTGCAAAAGGTCAGCGTCGGCAACCCCGGCACCGAAGGCGTCCGGATGGGCGCGCTGGCCAGCCTGGAGCAGCGGGAAGAGGTGCGCCGTTCGCTGAAGGCGCTGCTGGCCGCGGGGAAGGTGGTCTTCGGCGACCCCGAGCGGGTCGAGGTGGTGGACGCGGACGCCGAGCGCGGCGCGTTCCTCTCGCCGGTGCTGCTGCGCGCGGACGACCCGGACCGGGCCGAGCCGCACGAGGTGGAGGCTTTCGGGCCGGTGTCCACCCTGCTGCCGTACGAGTCCACCGCGCAGGTGATCGAGCTGGCCGCCCGCGGCCAGGGCAGCCTGGCCGGTTCGGTGGTCACCGGCGACGCGGAGTTCGCCCGCGAAGTGGTGCTGGGCGTGGCGCCGTGGCACGGCAGGCTGCTGGTGCTCGACGCCGACGACGCCAAGGAGTCCACCGGGCACGGCTCCCCGATGCCGCAGCTGGTGCACGGCGGTCCCGGCAGGGCCGGCGGCGGTGAAGAGATGGGCGGCATCCGCGGGGTGCTGCACCACATGCAGCGCACCGCGGTGCAGGGCAGCCCGAAGGTGCTGACCGCGGTCACCGGCCGCTGGGTCAGCGGCGCACCGCGGACCGAGGGGACGCACCCGTTCAGGAAGTCCTTGGCGGAGCTGAAGATCGGCGACTCGGTGGTGGCCGGCCCGCGTACCGTCACGCAGCAGGACGTGGACCATTTCGCCGAGTTCACCGGGGACACCTTCTACGCGCACACCGATCCCGAGGCGGCCGCGAAGAACGAGCTCTTCGGCGGCATCGTGGCGCACGGTTACCTGGTGCTCTCGTTCGCGGCGGGGCTGTTCGTCTCGCCGGAGCCAGGGCCGGTGCTGGCCAACTACGGCCTGGAGAACCTGCGCTTCCTCACCCCGGTCAAACCGGGCGACTCGCTCACCGTCACGCTCACCGCGAAGCAGATCACCCCGCGCGAGAACGCCGAGTACGGCGAGGTGCGCTGGGACGCCGACGTGGTCAACGGCGAAGGTGAGTCCGTGGCCAAGTACGACCTGCTGACCCTGGTGGCGAAGGAGCAACCGTGA
- a CDS encoding cytochrome P450: MILTTLDVFDPQVFARGLPHREFRVLRDNMPVYWQVEHEVDDWPGGPGFWAVTRHAHVKEVLRTPEVFSSALGATQIRDPEPEDLAFIRRMMLNMDPPEHNRLRRLVSAVFTRRRLERFAGQIADRARALLSAVAGRGHCDLPVEVTDDFPLQNLADLLGVPAEDRGLLLHWTNRVIGYQDPEHAEIVRDQHGKPVNPRSPAMLRDMFDYAQRLAEHKRAHPADDLMTALVQASVDGRALDDAELEMFFFLVVVAGNDTVRSALPGGVLALLEHPEQYRRLRADLRLLPTAVEEMLRWHPPVLTFRRTATRDVQLADAQIKAGDKVVVYHASAHYDERAFDEPYRFDVARHPNDHLAFGQGPHQCLGAQFGRLQLRIFFRELLTLLPEVRLDGEVRHLTSNFINGITHLPLRWP; the protein is encoded by the coding sequence ATGATCCTGACGACTCTCGATGTCTTCGACCCACAGGTTTTCGCCCGCGGCCTGCCGCACCGGGAGTTCCGCGTGCTGCGGGACAACATGCCGGTGTATTGGCAGGTGGAGCACGAGGTGGACGACTGGCCCGGTGGGCCCGGTTTCTGGGCGGTGACCAGGCACGCGCACGTCAAGGAGGTGCTGCGGACCCCGGAGGTGTTCTCCTCCGCGCTCGGCGCCACCCAGATCCGCGACCCGGAGCCCGAGGATCTGGCGTTCATCCGCCGGATGATGCTGAACATGGACCCGCCCGAGCACAACCGGCTGCGCCGGCTGGTGTCGGCGGTGTTCACCCGGCGGCGGCTGGAACGGTTCGCCGGGCAGATCGCCGACCGGGCCAGGGCGCTGCTCTCGGCGGTGGCCGGCCGCGGGCACTGCGACCTGCCGGTGGAGGTGACCGACGACTTCCCGCTGCAGAACCTGGCCGACCTGCTCGGCGTCCCGGCGGAGGACCGCGGCCTGCTGCTGCACTGGACCAACCGGGTGATCGGCTACCAGGACCCGGAACACGCGGAGATCGTGCGCGACCAGCACGGGAAGCCGGTGAACCCGCGGTCCCCGGCGATGCTGCGCGACATGTTCGACTACGCCCAGCGGCTGGCCGAGCACAAGCGCGCGCACCCGGCGGACGACCTGATGACCGCGTTGGTGCAGGCGTCTGTGGACGGGCGCGCGCTCGATGACGCCGAGCTGGAGATGTTCTTCTTCCTGGTGGTGGTCGCCGGCAACGACACCGTGCGCAGCGCGCTGCCCGGCGGGGTGCTGGCGCTGCTCGAGCATCCCGAGCAGTACCGCCGGCTGCGGGCCGACCTGCGACTGCTGCCCACGGCGGTGGAGGAGATGCTGCGCTGGCATCCGCCGGTGCTCACCTTCCGGCGCACCGCGACCAGGGACGTGCAGCTCGCCGACGCGCAGATCAAGGCGGGGGACAAGGTGGTGGTCTACCACGCGTCGGCGCACTACGACGAGCGCGCGTTCGACGAGCCGTACCGGTTCGACGTGGCAAGGCACCCGAACGACCATCTCGCCTTCGGGCAGGGGCCGCACCAGTGCCTCGGCGCCCAGTTCGGCCGGCTGCAGCTGCGGATCTTCTTCCGCGAGCTGCTCACCCTGCTGCCCGAGGTGCGTCTCGACGGCGAGGTGCGCCACCTGACCTCGAACTTCATCAACGGCATCACCCACCTCCCACTCCGCTGGCCCTGA